The following coding sequences lie in one Methylotuvimicrobium alcaliphilum 20Z genomic window:
- the trmB gene encoding tRNA (guanosine(46)-N7)-methyltransferase TrmB, which yields MNSPDLSNAGKIRSFSRRQGRITAGQQQALTDFWDKYGLEPGIECRFSEIFGREAPVIVEIGFGNGDSLADMAEANPDCDYIGIEVHRPGVGHLIMQLEARELSNVRIFCHDAVEILARSIPDQSLAGVHLFFPDPWPKKRHHKRRIVKPAFINLITTKLAQGGYFHCATDWENYAEHMLAVLSNAPDLDNAEAGGGFSERPSYRPLTKFENRGLRLGHGVWDLIFRKN from the coding sequence ATGAATTCCCCTGATTTATCCAACGCCGGCAAAATCCGAAGCTTTTCGCGGCGTCAAGGCCGTATCACCGCTGGCCAGCAGCAAGCACTCACCGATTTCTGGGATAAGTACGGCCTGGAGCCCGGTATCGAATGCCGTTTCAGCGAAATTTTCGGACGCGAAGCGCCGGTTATTGTCGAAATCGGTTTCGGAAACGGCGATAGCCTAGCAGACATGGCCGAGGCGAATCCCGATTGCGATTACATCGGCATTGAAGTACACAGACCGGGCGTCGGTCATTTGATTATGCAACTGGAAGCGCGCGAACTGAGCAATGTCCGAATTTTTTGCCATGATGCAGTCGAGATTCTGGCCCGAAGCATCCCCGATCAAAGCCTAGCGGGTGTCCATCTATTTTTTCCCGACCCGTGGCCGAAAAAGCGTCACCATAAACGGCGCATCGTCAAACCGGCATTCATTAATTTGATCACGACAAAATTGGCACAGGGAGGTTATTTTCATTGCGCGACGGATTGGGAAAACTATGCCGAGCATATGCTGGCTGTATTATCAAATGCACCGGATCTTGATAATGCCGAAGCCGGCGGAGGATTTAGCGAACGGCCCTCTTATCGGCCATTAACTAAATTCGAAAACCGTGGGCTTCGCCTCGGCCACGGTGTTTGGGATTTGATTTTTAGAAAAAACTAG
- the thiS gene encoding sulfur carrier protein ThiS: MNILLNGEPREYPEATTVARIVADMGLSDKRIAVELNKEILPFDRYEQQTLQDNDRLEIVHAIGGGQDDTFTVAGTRFHSRLLVGTGKYKDLEETRLAIEASGAEIVTVAIRRTNIGQNPGEPNLLDVISPDKYTILPNTAGCFTADDAVRTCRLARELLGGHKLVKLEVLADQKTLFPDVAETYVAAELLVKDGFDVMVYTNDDPIAAKRLEDIGCVAVMPLAAPIGSGLGIRNPYNILTIVENANVPILVDAGVGTASDAAIAMELGCDGVLMNTAIAAAQHPVMMAEAMRKAIEAGRLAFLAGRMPRKRFASASSPIDGLFL, from the coding sequence GTGAACATATTGCTAAATGGCGAACCCCGCGAATATCCGGAAGCGACGACAGTCGCACGGATTGTGGCCGATATGGGGCTAAGCGACAAACGCATCGCGGTTGAATTGAATAAAGAAATCCTGCCATTCGACCGCTACGAGCAGCAAACGCTACAGGACAATGATCGTCTCGAAATCGTTCATGCCATCGGCGGCGGCCAAGACGATACCTTCACCGTAGCCGGCACCCGCTTTCATTCGCGCTTATTGGTTGGCACCGGCAAGTATAAAGACTTGGAGGAAACCCGCCTGGCTATCGAAGCTAGCGGTGCTGAAATCGTTACGGTCGCGATCCGACGGACTAATATCGGCCAAAACCCAGGCGAGCCTAACCTACTCGATGTGATTTCGCCTGATAAATACACGATCTTGCCGAATACCGCCGGCTGCTTCACCGCCGACGATGCCGTGCGGACCTGCCGTTTGGCCAGGGAGTTATTGGGTGGTCATAAGCTGGTCAAACTGGAAGTATTAGCCGACCAAAAAACTTTATTCCCCGATGTTGCCGAAACGTATGTCGCGGCAGAATTATTGGTCAAGGACGGCTTCGATGTGATGGTTTATACCAATGATGACCCGATTGCCGCGAAAAGGCTGGAGGATATCGGCTGTGTTGCGGTGATGCCATTGGCTGCGCCGATCGGCTCGGGATTGGGCATTCGTAATCCGTACAACATTTTGACCATCGTCGAGAACGCCAACGTACCGATTCTAGTCGACGCCGGTGTCGGCACAGCTTCCGATGCCGCTATCGCGATGGAACTCGGCTGCGATGGCGTGCTAATGAATACCGCGATCGCCGCCGCCCAACATCCGGTCATGATGGCTGAAGCGATGAGAAAAGCGATCGAAGCCGGTCGCCTGGCATTTTTAGCCGGCCGCATGCCAAGAAAACGTTTCGCTTCGGCTTCGTCGCCGATCGACGGTTTGTTTCTTTAA
- the aroG gene encoding 3-deoxy-7-phosphoheptulonate synthase AroG — MLSKYNTDDLRISETKEVIAPVAVHEELPMNELAATTVLQTRAEIHDILTGDDDRLLVVIGPCSIHNPEAAIEYGKRLKTIKDELNKDLLIVMRVYFEKPRTTVGWKGLINDPDLDSSFDINKGLRIARRLLLDLNTLGMPAATEYLDLITPQYVSDLISWGAIGARTTESQVHRELASGLSCAVGFKNATDGSIKIAIDAIGAAMSPHHFLSLTKEGRSAIFSTRGNEDAHIILRGGNGQPNYDAVNVEKVAEGLENSGLRPRIMIDFSHANSLKQYQRQLIVGEDVGGQIAGGDKRIIGVMIESHLKAGRQDVIPGKPLTFGQSITDACLGWEDSAQLLKDLAAAVVARRKTEN, encoded by the coding sequence ATGTTAAGCAAATATAACACCGATGACTTAAGAATCAGTGAAACGAAAGAAGTCATCGCGCCTGTTGCAGTACACGAAGAACTGCCGATGAATGAACTCGCGGCGACTACGGTGCTGCAAACGCGCGCCGAAATTCATGACATATTAACCGGAGATGACGACCGCTTGTTAGTCGTGATCGGCCCGTGTTCGATTCATAATCCGGAAGCGGCGATCGAGTATGGAAAAAGACTCAAAACGATCAAAGACGAATTGAACAAAGATCTTCTGATCGTAATGCGGGTTTATTTCGAAAAGCCCAGAACGACGGTCGGCTGGAAAGGTCTGATCAACGATCCCGATCTGGATTCCAGCTTCGATATCAACAAAGGCCTGCGTATTGCCCGGCGCCTATTGCTGGATCTAAACACACTGGGCATGCCGGCCGCAACCGAATATCTCGATTTAATCACACCGCAGTATGTTTCCGACTTGATTTCGTGGGGGGCCATCGGCGCAAGAACTACCGAGAGTCAGGTGCATCGCGAATTGGCTTCCGGCCTATCCTGCGCGGTCGGTTTCAAAAACGCGACCGATGGCTCGATCAAAATCGCAATCGACGCAATCGGCGCGGCAATGAGCCCCCATCACTTCCTTTCGTTAACGAAGGAAGGCCGTTCAGCGATATTTTCGACGCGCGGCAATGAAGATGCTCACATTATTTTGCGCGGCGGCAACGGCCAGCCCAACTACGATGCAGTAAACGTTGAAAAAGTCGCGGAAGGGCTGGAAAATTCAGGGCTAAGACCGCGCATTATGATCGATTTCAGCCATGCGAACAGTTTGAAACAATATCAACGTCAGTTGATCGTCGGCGAGGATGTCGGCGGACAAATTGCCGGTGGCGACAAACGCATCATCGGCGTCATGATCGAAAGCCATTTAAAAGCCGGACGCCAGGACGTAATTCCCGGCAAACCATTGACTTTTGGACAAAGTATTACCGATGCCTGCCTGGGCTGGGAAGACTCGGCACAGTTGTTGAAAGATCTTGCCGCGGCAGTCGTTGCACGCAGAAAGACTGAAAATTGA
- a CDS encoding ABC transporter ATP-binding protein yields MLILETGQAACNILVPYAVKAIMDGVASLTGDTGPVLKTLQQPLLLLAGLALAEIIFSRTSGALLIIIGPRLRQRTTQKLFAYLQYHSVSYFGHHFAGALAHRISETAISVNHTTWSVLCEFWPITITFSVSIFLLLGVHQGLGQYVASWVLAYIAISYWLATRCQHYAKSYAATRSQVNGKIVDAVSNMLNAKLFARLDYERRYLNEYLETEVRAGRRTFWYMERVRWFQFIAAAALKIGTVYYALTLWEGGIISVGDFTMSIALALLIISDARNLTRRFLEFFEYVGNVANGIDTIVRPHEIVDKPEATPLIVTHGRIEFRHVRFGYDPSQPVFEDLNVIIEPGQRVGLVGFSGSGKSTFVALMLRNYEPQDGAILIDDVDIAGVFQDSLHEQVSLIPQDPSLFHRSLKENIGYGKLDAEDAEIIGAADLAHADEFIKDMKEGYDALVGERGVKLSGGQRQRIAIARVMLKDAPILILDEATSSLDSVTEKTIQENLDRAMGRKTVIAVAHRLSTIAHLDRILVFDNGRIVEDGSHNELLDRKGFYHRLWSMQAGGFLPEEAVSG; encoded by the coding sequence ATGTTAATTCTCGAGACCGGACAGGCTGCATGTAATATTCTGGTACCTTATGCAGTCAAGGCCATTATGGATGGCGTCGCTTCATTGACCGGGGACACCGGCCCGGTACTGAAGACATTGCAACAACCATTACTATTGCTGGCAGGCTTGGCTTTGGCCGAGATTATCTTCAGTCGAACCAGCGGTGCATTGCTGATTATTATCGGACCTCGTTTGCGGCAAAGAACAACACAAAAACTTTTTGCTTATTTGCAGTATCACTCGGTTAGCTACTTCGGCCACCACTTTGCCGGAGCACTGGCGCATCGCATTAGCGAAACCGCGATCAGTGTCAATCATACAACGTGGTCAGTTTTGTGCGAATTTTGGCCAATTACAATAACCTTTAGCGTGTCGATTTTTTTATTGCTAGGGGTTCATCAGGGTTTGGGGCAATACGTTGCAAGCTGGGTACTGGCCTATATTGCCATTTCTTATTGGCTTGCCACCCGCTGTCAGCATTACGCAAAAAGTTACGCCGCAACCCGCAGTCAGGTCAACGGCAAAATCGTCGACGCGGTCAGCAACATGCTTAACGCAAAGTTGTTTGCCCGGCTCGATTACGAACGCCGTTATTTGAATGAATATTTGGAAACCGAAGTTCGGGCCGGACGCCGCACATTTTGGTATATGGAACGGGTCCGTTGGTTTCAATTCATTGCAGCCGCCGCACTCAAGATCGGCACAGTCTACTATGCACTCACACTTTGGGAAGGCGGCATAATCAGTGTCGGCGATTTTACAATGAGTATTGCCTTGGCGTTATTGATTATCAGCGATGCCCGTAATCTAACACGACGTTTTTTAGAGTTTTTCGAATATGTCGGCAACGTTGCCAACGGCATCGATACCATCGTTCGCCCTCACGAAATTGTCGACAAACCTGAAGCTACACCTCTAATCGTGACACATGGCCGGATCGAGTTCCGTCATGTTCGTTTCGGTTACGATCCCTCGCAACCGGTTTTCGAAGACTTGAACGTCATCATCGAACCGGGGCAACGGGTTGGACTGGTTGGTTTTTCCGGGTCAGGAAAATCGACCTTTGTCGCGCTAATGCTGCGCAATTACGAGCCTCAAGACGGAGCGATTCTAATCGATGATGTCGATATTGCCGGCGTATTTCAAGATTCTTTGCATGAGCAGGTCAGCCTGATTCCTCAGGATCCGAGCTTGTTCCACCGCAGCCTCAAAGAAAATATCGGTTACGGCAAACTGGATGCGGAGGATGCGGAAATCATTGGCGCAGCTGATCTCGCTCACGCCGACGAGTTTATCAAAGACATGAAAGAAGGTTACGATGCCCTGGTAGGAGAACGCGGCGTTAAGCTGTCCGGCGGACAGCGTCAGCGCATCGCCATCGCTCGCGTCATGCTGAAGGATGCGCCGATTCTTATTCTTGACGAAGCCACATCCAGTTTGGATTCGGTCACTGAAAAAACCATTCAGGAAAATCTCGACCGAGCCATGGGCCGTAAGACCGTCATCGCCGTTGCGCATCGTTTATCGACGATCGCCCATCTCGACCGCATTTTGGTCTTCGACAACGGTCGCATCGTCGAGGACGGCAGCCATAATGAATTACTGGATCGAAAAGGATTTTATCATCGGCTTTGGTCAATGCAGGCAGGTGGTTTTTTGCCGGAAGAGGCGGTTAGCGGTTAG
- a CDS encoding DUF389 domain-containing protein codes for MNSLQKILLIHHHIKPRQLHAVQESAQQYGIELEPLLLNDFLLNPKKQLNGRHHLVSLLESADLSLLLNQAHRYHFSIGLLPAHKSSIVCRLFNIPTQIEKALPLAISPNKAIDLDLLLCNDEAVLLSVMVGYVPFFNFRQQYYERQSLLRRLIHLIKNAASLTRLKPFDLSIATEKRDQIKTAVTGVLIIENDIEAFAANLINESISSQDNKLSAMLVAPCSTVDYLFFLLDCFYYKNRTAGRLPKAVSYIKTRELTLSTSKKLDYWIDGRPCKAETLFFKCIPDSIKIIVGEQFKFVHDTHEAEKETLKINNLPQNEVRLQRLRKKVPFFSVAQEDDFKDLFLMLKENAQLSGPFLVLMVLSSMLATFGLFLNSAPVVIGAMILAPLMAPIVSLSMAILRNDRKLFNNAIWVFLIGLIAAIAVSALTTLILPYEKITEEIHARLQPSLLDLGVAIVSGMAAAYAHAKENILKSLPGVAIAVALVPPLCVIGIGLAWHDWVIVSGAGLLFLTNFAGIAMTGALTFLFLGFSTVIRINWGLGFSLLLIALVSIPLYDSLMTDINHGRITSAVGSQTYMVNGKTIQLDGVRVISAGDTICLSAVLGSSENISAEDVEALRIDIEKLLDQPVKIEVTLKIISSAYNHP; via the coding sequence ATGAACTCATTGCAAAAAATTTTATTGATCCATCATCATATTAAGCCTAGACAACTGCATGCCGTACAAGAATCGGCGCAACAATACGGCATCGAACTCGAACCTCTTTTATTGAACGATTTTTTGCTTAATCCCAAAAAACAACTTAATGGAAGACACCATCTAGTGAGCCTGCTGGAAAGCGCAGATCTTTCTTTGTTACTCAACCAGGCGCATCGATACCACTTCAGTATAGGACTGCTGCCCGCACATAAATCGTCAATCGTCTGCCGCCTTTTCAACATTCCGACCCAAATCGAGAAAGCGTTACCGCTTGCCATCTCGCCAAATAAGGCTATCGATCTCGACTTGTTACTGTGTAATGACGAGGCCGTTTTGTTATCGGTGATGGTCGGCTATGTACCTTTTTTTAATTTTCGCCAACAATATTACGAACGGCAATCCTTGTTAAGAAGATTAATTCATCTCATCAAAAATGCCGCTAGCCTTACCCGCCTGAAACCATTCGATTTGAGCATTGCCACCGAAAAACGCGATCAAATCAAAACTGCGGTCACCGGTGTATTAATCATTGAAAACGATATCGAAGCGTTTGCGGCTAACTTGATCAACGAATCGATATCATCTCAAGACAATAAGCTATCGGCCATGCTGGTCGCGCCTTGTTCAACTGTCGATTATCTGTTTTTTTTGCTGGATTGTTTTTATTATAAAAACCGGACGGCCGGTAGACTTCCTAAAGCGGTTAGCTATATCAAAACCCGCGAACTCACACTGAGCACTTCGAAGAAATTGGATTATTGGATAGACGGGCGCCCCTGTAAAGCAGAAACATTGTTTTTCAAATGCATACCGGACAGCATTAAGATCATTGTCGGCGAACAATTCAAATTCGTCCATGATACCCATGAGGCAGAAAAGGAAACCCTAAAAATCAATAACCTACCTCAAAACGAAGTGCGTTTGCAGCGTTTGCGGAAAAAAGTCCCATTTTTTTCGGTTGCGCAGGAAGACGACTTTAAGGACCTGTTCCTAATGCTCAAGGAAAATGCCCAACTCTCCGGGCCGTTTTTGGTATTGATGGTGCTGAGCAGCATGCTGGCGACATTCGGTTTATTTTTAAACAGTGCACCGGTCGTGATTGGTGCAATGATCCTAGCACCACTAATGGCGCCGATCGTGTCGCTATCGATGGCTATTTTGCGTAATGACCGCAAACTGTTTAATAATGCGATTTGGGTGTTTTTAATTGGCCTTATAGCCGCCATTGCGGTATCGGCTTTAACAACGCTAATATTGCCTTACGAAAAGATCACTGAAGAAATCCACGCCCGATTGCAACCGAGTTTATTGGACCTCGGTGTCGCAATCGTATCGGGTATGGCCGCCGCCTATGCTCACGCCAAAGAAAACATACTGAAAAGCCTTCCCGGCGTGGCGATTGCCGTTGCGCTAGTTCCACCACTTTGCGTAATCGGTATCGGCTTAGCTTGGCACGATTGGGTAATTGTCAGCGGAGCCGGTTTATTATTTCTGACCAACTTTGCCGGAATCGCCATGACCGGCGCGCTAACGTTTCTGTTTTTGGGCTTTTCCACCGTAATTCGCATTAATTGGGGCCTTGGGTTCTCGCTGCTATTAATCGCGTTGGTGAGCATTCCACTCTACGATTCGTTAATGACCGATATTAACCATGGCCGAATTACCTCAGCCGTCGGAAGCCAGACTTATATGGTCAATGGCAAAACTATTCAGCTTGATGGCGTCAGGGTCATTTCGGCCGGCGACACCATTTGCCTTTCAGCCGTATTGGGCAGCTCCGAAAACATTAGCGCCGAAGACGTTGAAGCGCTTCGAATCGATATCGAAAAACTCCTTGATCAACCGGTTAAGATTGAAGTCACATTGAAAATTATTAGTTCGGCATATAATCACCCGTAA
- a CDS encoding DUF3301 domain-containing protein: MQVEVLLIFLLIVVLFCWSDALSIREYAYLAARKHCADMDVQMLDDCVALSRMTFKRDDFGKLRLMRSFEFEFSASGDDRYIGLITMTGRCIESIQMPPYRMV, encoded by the coding sequence ATGCAAGTTGAAGTGCTTCTGATTTTTTTATTGATTGTAGTTCTTTTCTGTTGGTCGGATGCTTTGTCGATTAGAGAATATGCTTATCTGGCCGCAAGAAAACACTGTGCGGATATGGATGTGCAAATGTTGGACGATTGTGTCGCATTAAGTCGGATGACGTTTAAAAGAGATGACTTCGGTAAGTTAAGGTTGATGCGTTCTTTCGAATTTGAATTCTCGGCGTCGGGCGATGATCGTTATATCGGGTTGATAACGATGACCGGTCGGTGCATCGAGTCGATTCAGATGCCGCCTTACCGGATGGTATAA
- a CDS encoding YbjQ family protein: MIFTTTPDVPGREITENLGVVVGNIVQSKHVGRDFMAALKGLVGGEIKGYTEMLADARDLAIERMVAEAQRRGADAVVNIRFTTSAIMANASEIMAYGTAVKLK; this comes from the coding sequence ATGATATTTACAACAACACCGGATGTGCCGGGACGAGAGATTACTGAAAACTTGGGCGTGGTAGTGGGCAATATTGTGCAATCCAAGCATGTAGGACGCGATTTCATGGCAGCTTTAAAAGGATTGGTTGGCGGTGAAATTAAAGGCTACACTGAAATGTTAGCCGATGCCAGGGATCTTGCCATTGAAAGAATGGTGGCCGAAGCGCAGCGTCGCGGTGCCGATGCTGTCGTTAATATTCGATTTACGACCAGTGCGATCATGGCGAATGCGTCCGAAATCATGGCTTATGGAACTGCGGTAAAACTCAAATGA
- a CDS encoding DUF1289 domain-containing protein, with product MIQHQRVDSPCVGNCCLDDADVCLGCYRTLEEIKSWGMVDDEARINILKNVSQRAKLKVYSDRVSC from the coding sequence ATGATTCAGCATCAACGCGTCGATTCCCCTTGTGTCGGTAATTGCTGTCTCGACGACGCCGATGTTTGCTTAGGTTGCTATCGCACGCTCGAAGAAATCAAATCTTGGGGGATGGTAGATGATGAGGCGCGTATCAATATTCTTAAAAATGTTTCGCAAAGGGCCAAGCTAAAAGTGTATTCCGATCGGGTAAGTTGTTGA
- a CDS encoding DUF6164 family protein, whose translation MPHLLFSLRGVPEDEAEEVRELLSEHSIDFYETSAGNWGISMPALWLNDQTQLQQAQILLHQYQKQRALTQRALYEQLKKEGKAPTLLGNLKHNSIRLLVYLAAIALVLYASVKLIFEFGFTMP comes from the coding sequence ATGCCGCATTTACTATTTTCCCTCAGAGGGGTACCAGAAGACGAGGCTGAGGAAGTACGCGAACTTCTAAGCGAACATTCGATCGACTTTTATGAAACGTCGGCAGGTAACTGGGGAATTTCGATGCCGGCTTTATGGCTTAATGATCAAACTCAACTCCAACAAGCACAAATCCTGTTGCATCAATATCAAAAGCAGCGGGCGCTGACCCAACGAGCATTATACGAACAACTTAAAAAAGAAGGCAAAGCGCCAACACTTTTAGGCAATCTTAAGCATAATTCTATACGCTTGCTGGTTTATCTTGCCGCTATCGCATTGGTACTTTATGCATCTGTAAAGCTGATTTTCGAATTCGGCTTTACAATGCCTTAA
- a CDS encoding IS110 family RNA-guided transposase → MADQQINSASLDTQTRIFAGVDVGSKELVLVVRKNGKPFNPQKFSNTPADHARMAKKLNKLSGIIVCMEATGSYHFDLAVALHDAGVKVMVINPKVSHNFAKVLMNNSKTDDVDANTLAVYAERMDFAPWSRPSNEKIALRCFSRRINALTDQKTAAKNQLHALSATVETPKAVLKDAQAAIDQLDKRIDQLTAGALALIEKHPELSRALVLFTSIKGIANTSAIALMGELLILPADMSHREWVKFAGLDPRAFDSGTSVHKKTRISKAGNSQIRAALYMPVWSAVQHDRHIKAYYQHLLDMGKLPLQACCAVMRKLLHAIHGMLKHDKPFDNTRFYAIPSIAE, encoded by the coding sequence ATGGCAGATCAACAAATTAACAGCGCTTCACTTGACACACAAACCCGTATCTTCGCTGGCGTCGATGTAGGATCTAAAGAACTGGTTTTGGTGGTGCGCAAAAATGGCAAACCTTTCAATCCGCAGAAGTTCTCCAATACCCCAGCTGATCATGCCCGGATGGCCAAGAAACTGAACAAATTGTCCGGCATTATCGTGTGTATGGAAGCCACCGGCAGTTATCATTTCGATTTAGCCGTTGCGCTCCATGATGCCGGCGTCAAGGTAATGGTCATCAATCCCAAGGTCTCTCATAACTTTGCTAAAGTGTTGATGAACAATAGTAAAACAGATGATGTGGACGCGAATACTCTGGCGGTGTATGCCGAACGGATGGATTTTGCGCCTTGGTCCCGTCCTTCGAATGAAAAGATCGCTTTACGTTGTTTCTCACGCCGTATTAATGCACTAACCGATCAAAAAACAGCAGCAAAGAATCAATTGCATGCCTTAAGCGCAACAGTTGAAACACCCAAAGCCGTGCTAAAAGATGCACAAGCAGCCATCGATCAATTAGATAAGCGTATCGATCAGTTAACGGCTGGCGCCTTGGCATTGATCGAAAAACATCCGGAACTCAGTCGAGCATTAGTTTTGTTCACGAGCATTAAGGGTATTGCCAATACCAGTGCGATTGCCCTCATGGGAGAACTACTGATTTTGCCTGCGGATATGTCGCACCGTGAGTGGGTCAAGTTTGCGGGGCTCGATCCAAGAGCTTTTGATTCCGGCACGAGTGTCCACAAAAAAACGCGTATATCCAAGGCCGGTAACAGCCAGATTCGCGCCGCCCTGTATATGCCTGTCTGGAGCGCTGTGCAGCATGATCGCCATATTAAGGCGTATTACCAACATCTCCTGGATATGGGTAAATTACCGTTGCAAGCCTGTTGTGCGGTCATGCGTAAATTGTTACATGCGATTCACGGCATGCTCAAGCATGATAAACCATTCGATAACACGCGTTTTTATGCAATTCCGTCAATCGCTGAATAG
- a CDS encoding heavy metal translocating P-type ATPase metal-binding domain-containing protein produces the protein MNDTKKACDLCGLTVETPGFKLKTKEGDKDFCCEGCKGIYQMLHEDQILPESEKSE, from the coding sequence ATGAACGATACCAAAAAAGCTTGTGATTTATGTGGTTTAACGGTGGAGACGCCGGGGTTCAAGTTGAAAACCAAAGAAGGTGATAAAGATTTTTGTTGTGAAGGATGTAAAGGAATTTATCAGATGCTGCACGAGGATCAAATTCTACCTGAATCCGAAAAATCCGAGTAA